From the Saccharomycodes ludwigii strain NBRC 1722 chromosome I, whole genome shotgun sequence genome, one window contains:
- the KAR9 gene encoding Kar9p (similar to Saccharomyces cerevisiae YPL269W | KAR9 | KARyogamy): MSIIPSVRITKNPSKKLSLLLQPILDALATTILEIDEQIDTDRIEGQFSCLDFENCATLLDQQLDEVAKIFKQILFEKDQALDRSYLSEYIDWLHDGKKQFYSILQALQKVEHLLVKILDVIETKHAESIDSSFSTIFDLIEKCSEKYAILKTLCSYLQQHFGIISEFKEIYCEFMDSLDIEIGKMFSKLLIFRDLNLDFDNSIPNINILIKILNESTINGIESPKNKSTPSICRNHEPLAHQLPAFTLDDNSKWELFSEEIISNFKPLNTSITEILAGKIEDFKNSHENFENLVQLIELIAKKYNNLTKKFEILENEIMDFKTEIIMDRWKQVYYHNCNTIENLLNNVLPTNHVKYKNCMELNGNNEMLKFYRKKIYGNILIIEKILKFISQLTEQDFWLQEGSKPNFNNKSNCYRGGSTSNIDLLYKKNELIFQWLKIKKELGLVDEIVDSIKKQEFSEPPVSMAIGTSSTHEVKRDQKSNNNSVSHSIRSNNTDGKSKNKSHGTTRNISIRKSYMSSTQNRESSRISSNLSDENYCGGNACNKIKRLSTFENIEEWENLSKEVRKQSIGALIHQKMNIVPIIVSNTPESQSSGRAYFDTLEPEVCRAERKNDKYEFDGCINDILEYERNNTRGEVATPEFLNPTVLAEGSYLHEAGLDFVQSSSPTEANVDVGGVLGTLKSEDGKTGKNRADDIGSNDNSHIATISSERMSPKYENDGDIREKDNDSDDCSDLNKTFISLNIPKNRTNENRDFEKLFKERIISNANVKSKIPNLKNRGSADVLINTGIENNEINGTSNALSNSVSRILSLCSTKKSSKLLSLSFDGYCCSIPEKNKILRKPTPLKELLVNNSRTPTTVYN; the protein is encoded by the coding sequence ATGTCAATTATACCATCGGTAAGGATAACAAAAAACCCtagtaaaaaattatctttattgTTACAACCTATTTTAGATGCTTTGGCCACCACTATCTTAGAAATAGATGAACAAATAGATACCGATAGAATAGAAGGACAGTTTAGTTGTTtggattttgaaaattgtgCTACTCTTTTAGACCAACAATTAGATGAAGTTGCCAAGATATtcaaacaaatattatttgaaaaggATCAAGCATTGGATCGTAGTTACTTATCTGAATATATTGACTGGTTACATGACGGGAAGAAACAATTCTATTCAATTCTACAGGCTTTGCAAAAAGTAGAGCACCTACTAGTGAAAATACTGGATGTTATAGAGACAAAGCATGCTGAATCAATAGACAGTAGTTTTTCCACaatatttgatttaattGAGAAATGTTCAGAGAAATACGCcattttgaaaactttGTGTTCATATTTACAACAACATTTCGGTATAATATCCGAGTTCAAAGAAATTTACTGCGAATTTATGGATTCATTGGATATAGAAATTGGCAAaatgttttcaaaattgttgatatttCGTGATTTAAATTTAGATTTTGATAATTCCATACCGAATATAAACATTCTGATTAAGATTTTAAACGAGAGCACAATAAATGGGATAGAATcaccaaaaaataaaagtactCCCAGTATTTGTAGAAATCATGAGCCCCTAGCCCATCAATTACCCGCTTTCACCCTAGATGATAATTCCAAATGGGAACTTTTCAGTGAAGAAATCATATCTAACTTTAAACCTCTGAATACTAGTATTACTGAAATTTTAGCGGGGAAAATtgaagattttaaaaactcaCACGAAAACTTTGAGAATTTGGTCCAATTAATCGAATTAATAGCaaagaaatataacaatttaaccaaaaaatttgaaatattgGAGAATGAAATCATGGATTTCAAAACTGAAATTATAATGGATAGATGGAAGCAAGTATATTATCACAATTGCAATACTATTGAGAACTTGCTAAACAATGTATTACCCACCAATCATGTAAAATATAAGAACTGTATGGAACTAAATGGGAATAATGAAATGCTTAAATTTtataggaaaaaaatttatgggaatattttaataatagaaaaaattttaaaatttatcagCCAGTTGACAGAACAAGATTTTTGGCTTCAAGAGGGGAGCAAACccaatttcaataataaaagcaaTTGCTATAGAGGTGGTAGCACCAGTAATATCGATCtactttataaaaaaaacgaatTAATATTCCAAtggttaaaaataaaaaaagaactgGGTTTAGTTGATGAAATTGTAGATTCTATTAAGAAACAAGAATTTTCTGAACCACCGGTATCAATGGCAATTGGAACTTCTTCTACACATGAAGTTAAACGGGACCAGAAAAGTAACAACAATAGTGTAAGCCATAGTATTAGATCTAACAACACAGACGGTAAAAGCAAGAATAAATCCCATGGGACCACAAGAAATATAAGTATAAGGAAAAGTTATATGTCATCAACACAGAATCGAGAGTCGTCAAGAATAAGTTCAAATCTATCCGATGAAAACTATTGTGGCGGTAACGCCTGTAACAAGATTAAAAGGTTAAGtacttttgaaaatattgagGAATGGGAGAATCTTAGCAAAGAAGTGAGAAAACAAAGTATAGGGGCATTAATACatcaaaaaatgaatattgtgcccattattgttagtaaTACTCCTGAATCACAGTCATCAGGAAGGGCTTACTTCGATACGTTAGAGCCTGAGGTGTGTAGAGCTGAACGAAAGAATGACAAGTATGAGTTTGATGGTTGTATCAACGATATATTAGAATATGAAAGAAACAACACAAGAGGGGAAGTTGCAACTCCTGAATTTTTAAACCCTACCGTATTAGCCGAGGGATCGTATTTACATGAAGCAGGACTTGATTTTGTTCAGAGCAGTTCACCAACCGAAGCTAATGTGGATGTAGGTGGTGTTTTAGGAACATTAAAATCAGAAGATGGAAAAACAGGAAAGAATCGTGCTGATGATATTGGTAGCAATGATAATAGTCACATAGCAACTATAAGTTCTGAAAGGATGAGTCCAAAATATGAGAATGATGGTGATATTAGGGAGAAAGATAATGATAGTGATGATTGTAGTGacttaaataaaacatttatttctttaaacATTCCAAAAAATAGGACTAATGAAAACAGAGATTTTGAAAAGCTATTTAAGGAAAGAATTATTTCTAATGCTAATGTTAAATCAAAGATTCCTAATCTAAAGAATAGAGGCTCTGCTGATGTGCTGATAAACACTGGGATAGAAAACAATGAAATTAACGGAACATCAAATGCTTTGAGCAATTCGGTATCAAGAATACTAAGTTTATGTTCAACAAAGAAATCATCTAAattgttatcattatcGTTTGATGGATATTGTTGTAGTATTCCagagaaaaataagatTTTGCGCAAACCTACACCtctaaaagaattattagtAAATAATTCAAGAACACCGACGACagtatataattaa
- the MDL2 gene encoding ATP-binding cassette permease MDL2 (similar to Saccharomyces cerevisiae YPL270W | MDL2 | MultiDrug resistance-Like), with protein sequence MFVVKKMRFTNPPFQSLNIKTLKNISNSSISSGNIRQFHNYRPIPSTLPLLTRIEYGSLLSKNTNNIHFYHRPKTSTNHTSTIPSLLINNTNNGGLRFNIHIRTGINSGAFKYFHTTSKAYSQSTINPDTTNTKKPATSNGHKELLRLLKLAKYDWKLLSVALILLIFSCVIGMLIPKVIGMVLDATKDAVFNNDNNSDHKITSIDDMSPIIWGLSMPDFLWVVAGALIIGQAASFGRVVLLRILGEKLVARLRANVMKKTLHQDAEFFDRNKVGDLISRLSSDAYVVSRSMTQNISDGCKAVICGGVGIGMMLNISTSLSGALFIFAPILLFGASLYGKRIRIISKKLQESTGNLTRVAEEQLSGVKTIQSFVAEGKELHRYDKSIRQVFHVGRTEAFTNATFFSSTNMLADISFLIVLAYGSHLVLQGGLTIGDLTAFMIYTEYTGNAMYGLSNFYSELMKGAGAASRLFELTDRKPVISSTKGEHFITRDFKCGSSIRFENVSFSYPTRPGNKIFSDLTFNIEAGSNVCFVGPSGRGKSTITSLLLKYYLPSTGTIYIDGQDINKISAKSLRRSLGVVQQEPILMSGTVRDNIAYGLDYKPTLEEIRGVAKKAFCFDFITKFPQGFDTVIGARGALLSGGQKQRISIARALLKKPKILILDEATSALDVESEGAINYTLGQLMKSKECTIISIAHRLSTIRRSENVIVLGNDGSVVETGKFKELYAKRDSALFKLLNEPKKLETLIPSPLLLKSGDINNNLGDPAYKESEDKSTVAKQDSDDKKKNNEEDDFEVKKAKDEVIEHVYEDINSDQKSSQLRP encoded by the coding sequence ATGTTTGTTGTAAAGAAAATGCGATTTACTAACCCCCCATTTCAAAGTTTAAATATCAAAACGCTAAAAAATATCTCTAATAGTTCTATTTCTAGCGGAAATATTAGGCAATTCCATAATTATCGACCAATACCATCAACACTGCCACTGTTAACCAGAATAGAATATGGTTCCTTATTATCGAAaaacactaataatattcatttttatcacCGACCAAAAACCTCAACAAATCACACAAGTACAATCCCATCTCTACTAATAAATAACACAAATAATGGAGGTCTACGATTTAATATACACATCCGCACCGGTATCAATAGTGGtgcttttaaatattttcacaCAACTTCTAAAGCATATTCGCAAAGTACAATAAACCCTGATACTACGAATACTAAAAAGCCAGCAACATCAAATGGACATAAAGAGCTACTGAGATTGTTGAAATTGGCTAAATATGACTGGAAATTATTATCTGTCgcattaatattattgattttttcgTGTGTAATTGGAATGTTAATACCTAAAGTTATTGGTATGGTTTTAGATGCTACAAAAGACGCcgtttttaataatgataataatagcgaTCATAAAATCACAAGTATTGATGACATGTCCCCTATTATCTGGGGTTTATCTATGCCAGATTTCTTGTGGGTGGTAGCTGGTGCACTAATTATAGGACAGGCAGCCTCTTTTGGTCGTGTTGTTTTATTGAGAATATTAGGTGAGAAACTAGTTGCTAGATTAAGAGCTAATGTAATGAAAAAAACCCTACATCAGGATGCCGAGTTTTTTGATAGAAATAAAGTTGGTGATTTAATTTCAAGACTAAGTTCTGATGCCTATGTAGTATCCAGATCAATGACACAAAATATCAGTGATGGTTGTAAAGCTGTCATTTGCGGTGGTGTTGGCATTGGCATGATGCTCAATATTTCAACTTCTTTGTCTGGCGCATTATTTATCTTTGCGCCTATATTGCTTTTTGGCGCATCTTTATATGGTAAAAGAATTAGAattatttctaaaaaattacaagaaTCAACAGGTAATTTGACAAGAGTTGCCGAAGAACAGTTAAGCGGAGTCAAGACAATCCAATCCTTTGTCGCAGAAGGTAAAGAACTACATAGATATGACAAATCTATTAGGCAGGTTTTTCATGTGGGCAGAACTGAAGCATTCACAAACGCcacttttttctcttcaaCTAATATGTTGGCTGACATAAGCTTTCTTATTGTTTTGGCTTATGGCTCTCATCTAGTTTTGCAAGGTGGTTTGACTATTGGTGACTTAACTGCATTTATGATTTATACTGAATACACCGGTAATGCAATGTATGGCTTAtctaatttttattctgAATTAATGAAGGGTGCTGGTGCAGCTTCAAGATTATTTGAATTAACCGATAGGAAACCGGTTATTTCTTCTACAAAGGGTGAGCATTTTATCACCAGAGATTTTAAATGTGGTTCAAGCATTAGATTTGAAAATGTCTCATTTTCCTACCCGACAAGACCAGgcaataaaattttcagcgatttaacttttaatattgaagCTGGGTCAAATGTTTGCTTTGTTGGGCCTAGTGGTAGGGGAAAGTCCACTATAACTTCTTTATTgttgaaatattatttgccCTCGACCGGCACTATCTATATTGATGGCCAGGATATTAATAAGATAAGCGCCAAGTCTTTAAGACGTTCGTTAGGTGTTGTCCAGCAGGAACCTATTCTAATGTCAGGAACAGTTCGAGATAATATTGCATATGGGTTGGATTATAAACCCACATTGGAAGAGATCAGAGGTGTCGCTAAAAAAGCCTTTTGTTTCGATTTCATCACGAAATTTCCCCAAGGCTTTGATACAGTTATTGGTGCGCGTGGCGCTTTGTTAAGTGGTGgccaaaaacaaagaatttCTATCGCCAGAGCCTTGTTGAAAAAACCTAAGATCTTGATTTTAGATGAAGCTACCTCGGCTTTAGATGTGGAGAGTGAAGGCGCTATCAATTACACTTTGGGTCAATTGATGAAGAGTAAAGAGTGTACCATCATCAGTATTGCTCATAGGTTGAGTACTATTCGCCGATCCGaaaatgttattgttttaGGTAATGATGGTTCTGTTGTCGAAACCGGTAAGTTTAAAGAATTGTATGCAAAACGTGACAGTGCATTGTTTAAGTTATTGAATGAACCTAAAAAACTGGAAACACTAATACCATCACCATTACTATTAAAGAGTGGCgatattaacaataatttgGGTGATCCTGCATATAAAGAATCTGAAGATAAATCAACTGTAGCAAAGCAAGATTCCGACGAtaagaagaaaaacaatgaaGAGGATGATTTTGAAGTCAAAAAGGCCAAGGATGAAGTTATAGAGCATGTTTATGAAGATATTAATTCAGATCAAAAATCATCACAGTTAAGACCATGA
- the POL5 gene encoding DNA-directed DNA polymerase (similar to Saccharomyces cerevisiae YEL055C | POL5 | POLymerase), protein MTASNNTKMDNTTNKVNRDLFFKLASDLEKERVESAISIIKQLNLLKEDSASLFTSEYSYVLDRLTKGLASNRSGARLGYSLCLTEVINLGLETRELSSIDEYIDNILFKTLSGNSTNKEERQNLFGLLFGLQCLLNEPLFSKIFFIPSNGDSKAINMQFSIAFVNHLIHISLGKTWISEPCLFTVYNFITKLTPLIVDISHIEEILSALDENSLTLTKEGLAVYLWFIYECPTTSILIKNNDGLKHITFKNKNNTNNLKWKNNDPLSHGNLKTLALVMKEALNNTTVDGNSSTSKPKGFWSPRLHFVWGHLLKVLSSNASNDDGKRAHKKRKIAKGSSKKQKSNSASNSMGIIQISDFWKPVVDEIFFAEKASNERKYIGLLIFKKSLEILPADSIPVLFSNNLIRTIINQSSDKERMLYKLCHSVFDDIIKILRLNGNCSKIIPILENLWFTRGLVNFDQLTKSNFTSSLLNNKQLDNDNLCCLTQMILKNIMNNSANEESDADKGKMVNFALDCLLHIVRSHRSKALSIDGGGIEWVKLILEKLVDVAFFKADNENEKSTKNIRDQEHEISTDAESSINYKALQKLYSVLGDLISTNNVSSGYDTKNQDNLQWPYFVLQLTVTKEEDGNKPLVYKPDESLINIKLNSLSVLTEIKELLNADISTETNVQRGVFQGLELLLTINLLQLYSGDTESLSILDDLTTFFAEYTHDTQEDISFVGITEILLSLLAQQKSFLKKISIIVWRLFMPVIKQKEIDVLLNSLSTRENKKGFTLLFESDYELQEEEEEEEEEEEEEEEEEEEEEEEEEEEEEEEEEDIENQNHEEIGKIDKEATSALAKALNLPENILNSNGEIRFDDLDDSDDNISDDDDEDEDLDDEKMMELDEHLSSIFKHRKEALEKINTGNQRKVEVQNARETVTSFKQKNVDLLEEYIKCVEHSAINDIGISSQHLMLLLSMCKPFIQCIRNTLSRQLAEKVTKLIKTRICKVKIGNAAKKDSKNLIKYSTALLDDIHELVLKPKIGQFPNLYLSVASTTSLFLCKIIHTLKTNGDNDNEVGLFDDIIDRYSNTMKKWSSDPSVKITQNFFTEYVNWIAAKKKQQTSQEK, encoded by the coding sequence ATGACAGCTTCTAACAATACAAAAATGGataatactactaataaaGTCAACAgggatttatttttcaagttGGCTTCTGATttagaaaaggaaagagTGGAAAGTGCTATCTCTATaattaaacaattaaatCTTCTCAAAGAAGACAGCGCTAGTCTGTTTACTAGTGAATATTCATATGTTTTAGATAGATTGACCAAGGGTTTGGCATCTAATAGAAGCGGTGCCAGATTAGGGTATTCTTTATGCTTGACAGAGGTTATTAATCTAGGATTAGAAACTAGGGAACTGTCCAGTATTGATGaatatattgataatattttatttaaaactttaagTGGCAACAGTActaataaagaagaaagacaaaatttgtttggtttattatttggtCTACAATGTCTTCTTAATGAGCCgttattttctaaaatcttttttattcctaGTAACGGTGACAGCAAAGCCATTAATATGCAGTTTAGTATTGCTTTTGTTAATCATTTAATCCATATTTCCTTAGGGAAAACTTGGATTTCTGAACCTTGTCTATTTACGGTTTACAATTTTATCACCAAACTGACTCCACTTATTGTTGATATATCACACATTGAAGAAATTTTGAGCGCTTTAGATGAGAATTCGTTGACGCTAACTAAAGAAGGCTTGGCGGTTTATCTATGGTTTATTTACGAATGTCCCACTACAAGTATACTTATAAAAAACAACGACGGATTAAAGCACATAACTtttaagaataaaaataataccaacaatTTAAAGTGGAAAAATAATGACCCTTTGTCACACGGgaatttgaaaactttAGCTTTAGTAATGAAGGAAGCGCTAAATAATACCACTGTTGATGGAAACAGTAGTACTTCTAAACCGAAGGGGTTCTGGTCTCCTCGTTTACATTTTGTTTGGGGCCATTTACTAAAAGTTTTATCTAGCAATGCATCAAATGATGATGGAAAGCGTGCTcataaaaagagaaaaattgCTAAGGGCTCGTCAAAGAAACAAAAGTCCAACTCTGCCAGCAATAGTATGGGGATAATCCAAATTTCTGATTTTTGGAAACCTGTTGttgatgaaattttttttgctgaAAAGGCTTCTAATGAACGAAAATATATTGGActcttaatttttaaaaaaagtttagaaATTTTGCCAGCTGATTCAATTccagttttattttccaacaATTTAATACGCACCATTATTAATCAATCTTCTGATAAGGAAAGAATGTTGTATAAACTGTGTCACTCTGTTTTTGATGACATCATCAAAATTCTTCGTTTAAATGGAAATTGTAGCAAAATTATTCCAATCTTAGAAAATTTGTGGTTTACTCGTGGACTTGTTAACTTTGACCAGCTAACTAAATCGAATTTTACAAGCAGCCtattgaataataaacaattagATAATGATAACTTGTGTTGTTTAACTcaaatgattttaaaaaatattatgaaTAATTCTGCTAATGAAGAAAGTGATGCGGATAAAGGTAAAATGGTTAACTTTGCGTTAGATTGTTTATTACATATTGTTCGTTCCCATAGATCCAAAGCTTTAAGTATTGATGGTGGTGGTATTGAATGGGTAAAGctaattttagaaaaactTGTGGATGTAGCATTTTTTAAGGCcgataatgaaaatgagaAAAGCACCAAGAACATTAGAGATCAAGAACATGAAATTAGTACAGATGCTGAGAGTTCCATTAATTATAAAGctttacaaaaattatattctGTTTTAGGAGATTTGATTTCAACGAATAATGTTTCTAGTGGTTATGATACCAAAAATCAAGATAATTTACAGTGGCcctattttgttttacaaCTAACTGTCAccaaagaagaagatggaAACAAACCATTAGTATATAAGCCAGATGAGTCGCTAATTAATATCAAGTTAAACTCATTGTCTGTTTTAACTGAAATAAAAGAGTTACTGAACGCTGATATTAGTACCGAGACTAATGTACAAAGGGGAGTTTTCCAAGGTTTGGAGTTGTTGTTGACTATTAATTTGCTACAATTATATTCTGGCGACACTGAATCTTTATCTATTTTGGATGATCTAACTACTTTTTTTGCAGAATATACCCATGACACACAGGAagatatttcttttgtgGGTATTAcggaaatattattatctttattggCCCAACAAAagtcttttttaaaaaaaataagtataATTGTGTGGAGGTTGTTTATGCCTGtcattaaacaaaaagaaatcgATGTTTTATTGAATTCTTTGTCAACaagggaaaataaaaaggggTTTACTCTTTTATTTGAGAGCGATTATGAATtacaagaagaagaagaagaagaggaagaagaagaagaagaggaagaagaagaggaagaggaagaagaggaagaggaagaagaggaagaggaagaagaggaagaggatattgaaaatcaaaatcatGAAGAAATCGGAAAGATCGATAAAGAAGCCACCAGCGCGTTAGCCAAGGCTTTGAATCTTCcagaaaatatattaaatagcAATGGTGAAATTAGATTTGATGACTTAGACGACAgtgatgataatattagtgatgatgacgatgaagatgaagatttGGATGATGAAAAAATGATGGAATTAGATGAACACTTATCctcaatttttaaacataGAAAAGAAGCcttggaaaaaattaataccGGTAATCAAAGAAAAGTTGAAGTTCAAAATGCAAGAGAAACAGTTACATCTTTTAAACAGAAAAATGTTGATCTTTTAgaagaatatattaaatgtGTAGAACATAGTGCTATTAACGATATTGGTATTAGTTCGCAACatttaatgttattattgtcaatGTGCAAACCTTTTATTCAATGCATCAGAAACACTTTGAGCAGACAATTGGCCGAGAAAGTTACCAAATTAATCAAGACAAGAATTTGTAAAGTTAAAATTGGAAATGCTGCTAAAAAAGACagtaaaaatttaattaaatatagtaCTGCACTTTTAGATGATATCCATGAACTAGTATTGAAACCCAAAATTGGACAATTTCCAAACCTATATTTATCCGTTGCATCTACAACATCCCTATTTTTGTGTAAAATTATCCAtacattaaaaacaaatggaGATAATGACAATGAAGTAGGATTATttgatgatattattgatagGTATTCAAAtacaatgaaaaaatggTCTAGCGACCCGTCTGTTAAAATAACACAAAACTTTTTCACAGAGTACGTTAATTGGATAGcggccaaaaaaaaacaacaaactAGCCAAGAAAAATAG
- the ATP15 gene encoding F1F0 ATP synthase subunit epsilon (similar to Saccharomyces cerevisiae YPL271W | ATP15 | ATP synthase), whose translation MSAVWRKAGLTYNSYVDVAAKILRSSLKQEFKTTAVLERSKTDVHFVTFKKNGEPNEPTPLKK comes from the coding sequence ATGTCTGCTGTTTGGAGAAAAGCTGGTTTAACTTATAACAGTTACGTTGATGTGGCTGCTAAAATTTTGCGTAGTAGTTTGAAGCAAGAATTCAAAACTACTGCTGTTTTGGAAAGATCTAAGACTGATGTGCATTTTGTCACTTTCAAGAAAAATGGTGAACCAAATGAGCCAACtcctttgaaaaaatga